The genomic region CCAGACCTGCACCTCCAGCTCCGGGCCCGGCCAGAAACTTTGGCCCTCCGGGAAGTCCTCAGTCTGGTAGTGCTGACAGAGCCAGCCCAGGGGGCTCTCCCACGGAATGCTGTCCTGGCCGGAGGACGACACCGGCAGGACGGCGGAGAGAAAGAGGCGTCTTTTCGCCCGGGTGACCGCCACATAAAACACCCGCCGGGCCTCCGCCAGGGTCCGCTCCTGCTGGAGACGCAGAAGCTGGCGGTAGAGCAGGCTCTGCTGGGACTCCCAGTACGGCCGGGCCAAGGCCAGGGCGTGGCAGCCGGTGCCGGGAATCTCCTCCAACAGAAACGGGGGATTCTTGTCCGGGCCGGACAAGGGATTCCAGTCCAGAAAGGGCACCAGGACCCAGTCAAACTCCAGGCCCTTGGCGCCGTGCACCGTCAGCAGCTCCACGGGGGAGGCCTGGGCCCGGGGATCCGGAGGCTGATACGCCTCGGCCAGAAAGATCCCGGCCTTCTTCCAGGTGGCCTGGGGCAAGGCCGACTCCGCCCGGGCCAGGAGATCCAGATAGACCCGGGCATTGGCCACCCCCAGGGGGCCCTCCCAGGCCGCAATGCCCTGCCAGGCCTCCACCCGGTCCAGGAACTCCCGGAGCACTTCCCCCAGAGGCAGTCGGCCGGCCGCGGCCTCGGCGGCCAACAGGGCCCGGCCCACCGGCAGCAGCTCCGGCGGGCAGTCTTCTTCCTCCAGGAACCGGGCCAGGCGACGGGGCCACAGCGTCCCTTCCTGCCGGGCGATCTCCGCCACCACCGCCAAAGGCTGGGGCGCCCAGGGCCCCGTAAGGACCCCTCCCCAGGCCAGGTCATCATGGGGGTGACTCAGGGCCTTGGCCAGATTGTGCAGGTGCTGCACCACCCGGCTGTCCGTGAGCTTCAGGCCTTCCCGCACCCGGACGGTCTGGCCGGCGGCCTGCAGGGCAGCCAGGTAGGTGGTGAGATGGGTGCGGGCAAAGAGGAGAATGCCCACCCGCTCGCCAGGCGCCAGGTCCGGGGTAATCCGGACCACCTGGGCCGCCAGCCAGCGGGCCTCCGCCTCCCGGGCCGCAGCCTTGTCCGGGTGCCGAAACACCATCAGACAGGGCGGCTCCCCCTCCGGGGCCCCCGGAGCGGGATGCGCCGGCTTGAAGGGCACCTGTCGCAGTTTGGCCTTTGGGCTCAGTACCGTCTCCCCGAAGACCCCGTTGACCCAGTCGATGAGGCGTCGGGTGGAGCGGAAATTGGTCGTGAGGTCCAGAGGCTGAAGGGGGAAATGGACGCCCTGTTCCTCACACCTGAGCCCCTCCCGGGCCTCCAGGAAGATCTCCACCTTGGCGTCCCGCCAGCCGTAGATGGACTGCTTGGGATCCCCCACCACGGTGAGGGTGCGGCCGCCGTCGGCCGCCCAGCCCTCCAGCAGGCGGCACAGCAGCCGCTTCTGGTTGAGGCTGGTGTCCTGGAATTCGTCCACCAGGAGATGCTTCAGGCGCAGGTCCAGGCGCAGGAGGAGCTCCCCCGGGGGTTCCCGGTCCAGGAGCCGCAACGCCGCCTCCTCCAGGGCAATGAAATCCAGGGCCCCCTGACGCCGGCAGACCTCCTCGTACACCGCCAGGGCTTCCCCCAGGAGAATGACCAGGTCCTGGAGGGCCGCCACTTCCTGGGCAGGGATGAGGGAGGGAGGAACTTCCCGGACCCGGGCCAGCGCGGCCACAAAATCCGCCGGCGATTCCTGCAGCAGCCGGGCCCAGGGGGATTTGCCGAAGCCCGGGGGGAAGCC from Desulfobaccales bacterium harbors:
- a CDS encoding UvrD-helicase domain-containing protein, yielding MTSPPVDQAAREQALHPAGSFHIEAPAGSGKTAVLLARYLGLLSTVSDPGEIVALTFTRKAAGELRTRVVQVFVDRRDSGADASPVQQLLQELASRVFRHLDRLGLSPTEALAPERLQILTFHSFCSRLLSLAPQEAGLPLEFTLVEGAEAQWLKEEALEELRRRLAARPPHDPGRQALERRLVRLNNNWGALAQELGTLLSRRDCLRDFLELARLSQDEEEYRHLSLTRLGQVLAPDLEALAAGLAAHGLGQAWGEFRDYLRREGASLGENLPPSPPGPALEDLPAWRTLAQALLTQQGTPRKSFTVKDGFPPGFGKSPWARLLQESPADFVAALARVREVPPSLIPAQEVAALQDLVILLGEALAVYEEVCRRQGALDFIALEEAALRLLDREPPGELLLRLDLRLKHLLVDEFQDTSLNQKRLLCRLLEGWAADGGRTLTVVGDPKQSIYGWRDAKVEIFLEAREGLRCEEQGVHFPLQPLDLTTNFRSTRRLIDWVNGVFGETVLSPKAKLRQVPFKPAHPAPGAPEGEPPCLMVFRHPDKAAAREAEARWLAAQVVRITPDLAPGERVGILLFARTHLTTYLAALQAAGQTVRVREGLKLTDSRVVQHLHNLAKALSHPHDDLAWGGVLTGPWAPQPLAVVAEIARQEGTLWPRRLARFLEEEDCPPELLPVGRALLAAEAAAGRLPLGEVLREFLDRVEAWQGIAAWEGPLGVANARVYLDLLARAESALPQATWKKAGIFLAEAYQPPDPRAQASPVELLTVHGAKGLEFDWVLVPFLDWNPLSGPDKNPPFLLEEIPGTGCHALALARPYWESQQSLLYRQLLRLQQERTLAEARRVFYVAVTRAKRRLFLSAVLPVSSSGQDSIPWESPLGWLCQHYQTEDFPEGQSFWPGPELEVQVWTAWPEPAALGASPPEVPPAWDFRPEAAPYALTTVAKVATEVADGTGPAVGEEGQEAPLRLAAGERGELLHRLLEAGLKGEPLPDLAGVAAAVRRAGSPPEEAADLAADILAEAVACLEDPFLKDLRAADELRPEWLLEGVSAPREVRRGRPDLLARQGEVWWLVDFKSSRPPAGMAWEEFLSREAERYRPQLLAYRELAAARLGLPPDALRPVLYFTACRRRVALS